One Candidatus Paceibacterota bacterium genomic region harbors:
- the gyrA gene encoding DNA gyrase subunit A, with protein sequence MADKNKNKENNQPVTPHVNVIKMNIVPEMRVSYLDYAMSVIVSRALPDVRDGLKPVHRRILFVMHELGLTTSAKFRKSAAVVGDVLAKYHPHGDVAVYDAMVKLKQEFYMRYPLVAGQGNFGSIEGDSAAAHRYTEAKMSKITEELLRDIEKETVEWIPNYDATRKEPTVFPTTLPNLLLNGTLGIAVGMATKIPPHNLKEVLEALIHLIENKDATTEDLLKFVKGPDFPTGGVIFNQADINHAYATGRGGVIVRGEAEIVENKAGTFQIVITSIPYQVNRSELIVKIADLVHEKKLEGIKDIRNESTNDTRIVIDLKNATYPQKVLNFLYKHTDLEQAFNYNMLALVNGVPKILSLRTILEEFLKHRQEVVKRRTAFDLRKAEEREHILLGLKKALDFIDEVIKIIRKSKDGPEAHAALIARFKFSALQATAILEMKLQRLAGLERKKIEDELGALQLLIAELKEILASTKKMLGVIKKEFEELIIKYGDERRTRVVKGGVKEIRDEDLVPEADNVLVLTSGGYVKRTDPAEYRVQRRGGVGVIDLDTKEEDFITNFVTANTHSDILFFSDKGKAYQLKMFELPEGKRATRGKSIMNFVSLGESERVTSVLAMPKAAKEQASLSLALITKQGTIKKVAAENFKDVRRSGLIAIKLDDGDQLMGALFVEKGDDIILSTSLGQSIRFKESDVREMGRNATGVRAMKFKKNDFIVGADVVKKSNKEVKFLIMSENGYGKMTAAKEYKTQHRGGSGIKTSKVTPKTGKVMVARIITPDVENEIIAISKNGQVIRTEIKQIPTLGRQTQGVRIMKLREGDSIASLTCL encoded by the coding sequence ATGGCGGACAAAAATAAAAACAAAGAGAATAACCAGCCGGTCACTCCGCATGTGAACGTCATTAAGATGAACATCGTGCCGGAGATGCGCGTGTCGTACCTCGACTACGCGATGTCTGTTATTGTCTCACGCGCACTTCCTGACGTTAGAGACGGTTTGAAGCCTGTGCACCGCAGAATTTTATTTGTGATGCATGAGCTCGGGCTCACCACCTCCGCCAAATTCCGCAAGTCGGCAGCTGTCGTCGGCGATGTGCTGGCGAAGTATCACCCTCACGGCGACGTGGCGGTATATGACGCGATGGTCAAGCTGAAGCAGGAATTCTACATGCGCTACCCGCTCGTGGCCGGCCAAGGTAACTTCGGCTCTATCGAAGGTGACTCGGCAGCGGCGCACCGTTATACCGAGGCCAAGATGTCGAAGATTACCGAGGAACTCTTGCGAGACATCGAGAAGGAGACTGTGGAATGGATACCGAACTACGATGCGACGCGCAAAGAGCCCACAGTCTTCCCGACCACTCTGCCAAACCTGCTCTTGAACGGTACGCTTGGTATTGCCGTGGGCATGGCAACCAAGATCCCGCCACACAATCTTAAAGAAGTTCTCGAGGCACTGATTCATCTTATTGAGAACAAAGACGCGACGACGGAAGATTTGCTTAAGTTCGTGAAGGGCCCCGACTTCCCGACGGGCGGAGTCATTTTCAATCAGGCAGACATTAATCACGCTTATGCGACCGGCCGCGGCGGTGTCATTGTGCGCGGTGAGGCCGAGATAGTCGAGAATAAAGCCGGTACCTTCCAGATTGTCATCACCTCGATACCGTATCAGGTCAATCGTTCGGAGCTTATTGTGAAGATCGCCGACCTCGTGCATGAGAAAAAATTGGAAGGTATCAAGGACATCCGCAATGAATCGACGAACGACACGCGCATCGTGATAGACCTCAAAAACGCGACTTATCCGCAGAAGGTTCTTAACTTTTTATACAAGCACACCGACCTCGAGCAGGCCTTCAACTACAACATGCTCGCCTTGGTGAATGGCGTGCCGAAGATACTCTCGCTCCGCACTATCCTCGAAGAGTTCCTCAAGCACCGTCAAGAGGTGGTCAAGCGTCGCACGGCTTTCGACCTGCGCAAGGCGGAGGAGCGCGAACACATTTTGCTTGGTTTGAAAAAGGCACTTGATTTCATTGATGAAGTAATAAAAATAATCAGAAAGTCCAAAGACGGTCCCGAGGCGCACGCGGCACTTATCGCCAGATTCAAATTCTCTGCACTCCAGGCGACGGCGATTCTCGAAATGAAATTGCAAAGACTTGCCGGCCTCGAACGTAAGAAAATAGAAGACGAGCTTGGAGCACTCCAGCTACTCATTGCCGAGCTCAAAGAAATTCTCGCGAGCACCAAGAAAATGCTCGGCGTCATCAAGAAAGAATTTGAAGAATTGATAATCAAATACGGCGACGAGCGCAGAACGCGCGTGGTCAAGGGCGGAGTCAAGGAGATTCGCGATGAGGACTTGGTGCCCGAGGCAGACAACGTACTGGTCCTTACTTCCGGCGGATACGTTAAGCGCACCGACCCGGCCGAGTACCGCGTCCAACGCAGAGGTGGCGTCGGCGTCATTGATCTGGATACGAAAGAAGAAGACTTCATCACCAACTTCGTTACCGCGAATACTCATAGTGACATTTTGTTCTTCTCCGACAAAGGCAAGGCCTATCAGCTCAAGATGTTCGAGTTACCGGAAGGCAAGCGTGCTACGCGCGGCAAATCAATTATGAACTTCGTCTCGCTAGGCGAGAGCGAGCGAGTTACATCTGTGCTCGCCATGCCCAAGGCGGCCAAGGAGCAAGCCTCGCTTTCACTCGCACTTATTACGAAGCAGGGGACAATCAAGAAAGTGGCGGCCGAGAACTTCAAAGACGTGCGCCGGAGCGGGCTTATCGCAATTAAGCTTGATGATGGTGACCAGCTCATGGGCGCACTATTCGTCGAGAAAGGTGACGATATAATTCTCTCAACTTCGCTCGGCCAATCGATACGATTTAAAGAATCAGATGTGCGCGAGATGGGCAGGAATGCAACAGGTGTGCGCGCAATGAAATTCAAGAAAAATGATTTTATCGTCGGCGCGGATGTAGTCAAGAAATCCAATAAAGAAGTGAAGTTCCTCATCATGAGCGAGAACGGCTATGGCAAGATGACGGCGGCCAAGGAATATAAAACTCAACACAGAGGCGGTTCCGGTATTAAGACATCGAAAGTTACGCCGAAGACGGGGAAGGTAATGGTGGCCCGCATAATAACGCCGGACGTAGAGAATGAAATTATCGCCATCTCCAAGAACGGCCAAGTGATAAGAACAGAAATCAAGCAAATCCCGACATTAGGTCGCCAAACCCAAGGCGTGAGAATAATGAAGCTCCGCGAAGGGGACTCGATCGCTTCTCTTACCTGTTTGTAA
- a CDS encoding DUF192 domain-containing protein: MHKKQLYFLLVLIVAGVIIFFTQKYYQPKAYAEMRVTEIELAGETINARMAETPADQERGLMGVASLDDDEGMIFTFPKPINTKFWNKGMLMPFDLVWVANGRVLGIERNIPLPADVPKIYESPAHVNGVIELSAGWADRHGVRVGDLISGL; encoded by the coding sequence ATGCATAAAAAACAACTTTATTTTTTGCTCGTGCTTATTGTCGCGGGAGTTATTATTTTCTTCACGCAGAAATATTATCAGCCTAAGGCCTACGCCGAGATGCGCGTTACAGAGATAGAGCTTGCAGGCGAGACTATTAATGCACGAATGGCCGAGACACCAGCGGATCAGGAACGCGGGCTGATGGGGGTAGCGTCTCTTGATGATGATGAAGGAATGATTTTCACATTCCCCAAGCCTATAAATACGAAGTTCTGGAACAAAGGAATGCTTATGCCTTTTGATCTTGTCTGGGTGGCGAACGGCCGAGTGCTTGGCATCGAGCGCAACATTCCTTTGCCTGCCGACGTTCCGAAAATTTATGAATCCCCGGCTCACGTTAACGGCGTTATAGAGCTCTCCGCCGGCTGGGCGGACAGGCACGGCGTACGTGTCGGCGATCTAATTTCCGGCTTGTAG
- a CDS encoding MBL fold metallo-hydrolase, translating into MVITYYGLASYKIQFGDTIIAFNPVSKESAYKGSKFGADLVMVSMHHPDYNGISECTFGSKVPFVVDGPGEYETKDIYIKGVGIEQVVNNEKKFNTIYSVLFEGARLCHLGALNVKDISADVIEQLGEIDLLFVPITGGEVLTPAMAADVATTLEPKLVIPMHAGVKGIDKALLQQFLKAYGDEGAKPIDKLTLRKKDLEGKEGDVVIIDPVSS; encoded by the coding sequence ATGGTTATTACCTATTACGGACTCGCCTCGTACAAGATCCAATTCGGCGACACTATTATTGCCTTCAATCCGGTCTCTAAAGAGTCAGCCTATAAAGGCAGTAAATTCGGTGCCGACCTCGTTATGGTCTCGATGCATCATCCGGACTACAATGGCATTTCGGAATGCACCTTCGGCAGTAAAGTGCCTTTTGTCGTCGACGGTCCGGGTGAATATGAGACTAAAGATATCTATATAAAAGGCGTTGGGATAGAGCAGGTGGTAAATAATGAGAAAAAGTTCAACACAATATATTCTGTATTGTTCGAAGGGGCCAGACTTTGTCATTTGGGCGCACTTAACGTAAAAGATATTTCTGCAGACGTTATCGAGCAACTTGGCGAGATTGACCTCTTGTTTGTACCGATAACGGGCGGAGAAGTTTTGACGCCAGCGATGGCGGCCGATGTGGCAACAACGCTCGAACCCAAGCTTGTCATCCCGATGCACGCCGGTGTGAAGGGAATTGACAAGGCGCTACTCCAGCAATTTTTAAAAGCCTACGGTGATGAGGGTGCCAAGCCTATCGATAAGCTCACTTTACGCAAGAAAGACTTGGAGGGCAAAGAGGGAGACGTTGTTATTATAGATCCCGTAAGTTCATAA